In Candidatus Margulisiibacteriota bacterium, a single window of DNA contains:
- a CDS encoding tyrosine-type recombinase/integrase, with protein sequence MDKFELEKLIIVFVDEYAVSRGLSAAWAKKIKAMCFTFVAWLRSTGTIPQLANLTPGVCRGYLVYLRGKYHNWTIRHHYIALKLFVDYLIDKGLLQTNPLKGIRAPTAAKKVPNIISDKEYADIIDSVQTMSAPHPFSRVRNRTFFRLWKVTGLRVGEMLNLKMDDFRLNDKNKSIQIWNGKRSRYDYLPLAGGVLPDIEEYLSARGLNHSPHFFLSATKGKKWGYGGVRRLFGRLKELGLLTPNITPHNFRATFCCNLLNKGVNVFEVQALMRHTSLQSTLFYVKNNPARLQEYVDKLL encoded by the coding sequence ATGGACAAATTCGAATTGGAGAAATTGATAATAGTTTTTGTCGACGAATACGCGGTAAGCAGGGGGCTTTCCGCAGCCTGGGCAAAAAAAATTAAGGCCATGTGTTTTACCTTTGTCGCCTGGCTTCGATCGACAGGGACCATCCCTCAATTAGCAAATTTAACCCCGGGGGTTTGCCGGGGATACCTGGTCTACTTACGAGGCAAATATCACAATTGGACGATCCGTCATCACTACATAGCATTAAAACTTTTCGTCGATTATCTTATTGATAAAGGCTTACTGCAAACAAATCCCCTAAAAGGCATTAGGGCTCCGACGGCCGCCAAGAAAGTACCGAATATAATAAGCGACAAAGAATACGCTGATATAATCGATAGCGTTCAAACGATGTCAGCGCCCCATCCTTTTTCAAGGGTCAGAAATCGTACCTTTTTTAGACTTTGGAAAGTAACGGGGTTGCGCGTAGGGGAGATGCTGAATTTGAAGATGGACGACTTCAGGCTAAATGACAAAAATAAATCAATCCAAATATGGAACGGCAAGCGGAGCCGTTACGATTATCTACCGCTGGCCGGCGGCGTACTCCCGGACATAGAAGAATATCTTTCGGCAAGAGGGCTGAATCATTCGCCTCATTTTTTCTTATCGGCGACAAAAGGGAAGAAATGGGGATATGGTGGAGTGAGACGGTTGTTTGGCCGACTAAAAGAACTGGGGTTATTGACCCCAAACATCACCCCCCACAACTTCCGGGCGACCTTTTGCTGCAACCTGCTCAACAAAGGGGTCAACGTTTTCGAGGTCCAGGCGCTGATGAGGCATACCAGCCTGCAGTCAACCCTCTTTTATGTAAAGAACAACCCGGCCAGACTGCAGGAGTATGTGGATAAATTATTATGA
- a CDS encoding FAD-binding oxidoreductase, which translates to MRKNSDPAIIAGYLEDSSNLAGGKADGVYLPENEIEVRESLAECVTKKNPLTVSAGQTGTTGGCIPFGGWILTTQKLNKIVNIDKAGKFAVVQPGVTLEELEKAAAKEGLLYPPDPTEKSATLGGNVSTNASGGRCYRFGSTRNWIRRLKIALSDGSTLDLRRGQTEPARLIVPPHYQMPLTKNAAGYYSKPRMELIDLFIGSEGTLGIVTEVEVALVPALKETFDLVAFFPSEEEAVDFVAESKRREDRAVNFYEFFDGNTLGMLKPSYPLIPAGAKAAVYVEQEIVAEDKAYMDYWAQLLERHGAALDACWLGAAAKQKEALQKFRHAIPEHINEIFKQHHQIKLATDIAVPESKFKEMFRFYNDELRMTNDELMYIKFGHIGDNHLHVNVVAKKPEHFDLAQSLVMKFVRKAVKLGGTVSAEHGIGKIKHAYLKEMYGPAGIAEMVRVKKEFDPAFILGRGNVFPPA; encoded by the coding sequence ATGCGGAAAAACAGCGACCCGGCGATCATCGCCGGTTATCTGGAGGACAGCTCAAACCTGGCCGGCGGCAAGGCCGACGGCGTTTACCTCCCGGAAAACGAAATCGAGGTCCGGGAATCCCTGGCTGAATGCGTCACGAAAAAGAACCCCCTGACCGTGTCCGCCGGACAGACCGGCACGACCGGCGGCTGCATTCCCTTCGGCGGCTGGATACTGACGACCCAAAAACTGAATAAGATCGTTAATATCGACAAAGCGGGAAAGTTCGCCGTGGTCCAGCCCGGCGTCACCCTCGAAGAGCTGGAAAAAGCGGCCGCCAAAGAAGGGCTGCTCTATCCCCCCGATCCGACGGAAAAATCGGCCACGCTCGGCGGTAACGTCTCGACCAACGCCTCCGGCGGCCGCTGTTACCGCTTCGGCTCGACCCGCAACTGGATCCGGCGGTTGAAAATCGCTTTGTCCGACGGTTCCACGCTCGACCTGCGCCGCGGCCAGACCGAACCCGCCCGCTTGATCGTGCCGCCGCATTACCAGATGCCGCTAACCAAGAACGCCGCTGGCTATTACAGTAAACCCAGAATGGAGCTGATCGATCTCTTCATCGGCTCAGAAGGGACGTTGGGGATCGTAACCGAGGTCGAAGTCGCTCTCGTTCCCGCTTTAAAGGAGACTTTTGATCTGGTCGCGTTCTTTCCCAGCGAAGAAGAAGCGGTTGACTTTGTGGCAGAAAGTAAACGCCGGGAAGATCGCGCCGTTAACTTCTACGAATTCTTTGACGGGAATACGCTGGGAATGCTTAAACCCTCCTACCCGCTGATCCCGGCCGGCGCCAAAGCCGCCGTCTACGTCGAACAGGAGATCGTCGCCGAGGATAAGGCCTACATGGACTACTGGGCGCAGCTCCTCGAGCGCCACGGCGCCGCGCTCGACGCCTGCTGGCTCGGGGCCGCCGCCAAACAAAAAGAGGCGCTGCAAAAGTTCCGCCACGCCATCCCCGAGCACATTAACGAGATATTTAAACAGCACCACCAGATCAAGCTGGCGACCGACATCGCCGTGCCGGAAAGCAAATTCAAGGAGATGTTCCGGTTCTACAATGACGAATTACGAATGACGAATGACGAATTGATGTATATAAAATTCGGGCATATAGGGGACAATCACTTGCACGTCAATGTCGTCGCCAAAAAGCCGGAACATTTTGACCTGGCGCAGTCGTTAGTCATGAAGTTCGTCCGCAAAGCGGTCAAGCTGGGCGGGACCGTTTCCGCCGAGCACGGGATCGGCAAGATCAAGCACGCTTATTTAAAAGAAATGTACGGACCGGCCGGCATCGCCGAAATGGTCCGGGTCAAAAAAGAGTTCGACCCCGCTTTTATCCTCGGCCGGGGGAACGTTTTCCCTCCGGCCTGA
- a CDS encoding class I SAM-dependent methyltransferase, translated as MTHFTPRKKKTDWNEVAGWYDKLVGEKGSDYHQNVLLPGALQLLAPQAGERIIDIACGQGVFCRELAKAGAVVTGIDAAENLIKAARSRSSNIKYLVADAANLETIADRSFDAASCIMAIQNMDPLKKIISEMSRVVTANGRLLLVMSHPCFRIPRQSGWGFDEKRKLQYRRVDSYLTAQKIPIQMHPGAAPSKLTWTFHRPLMDYFAALSEHGFAVAKLEEWVSHRQSKPGSTSRMENRSRDEIPMFLALLAVNSL; from the coding sequence ATGACACACTTTACTCCCCGTAAAAAGAAGACCGATTGGAACGAAGTCGCCGGCTGGTACGACAAGCTGGTCGGTGAAAAGGGGTCTGATTACCACCAGAACGTCCTGCTCCCCGGCGCCCTGCAGCTGCTTGCTCCGCAAGCCGGCGAGCGGATCATCGATATCGCCTGCGGGCAGGGGGTCTTTTGCCGCGAGCTGGCAAAGGCCGGCGCCGTGGTGACCGGGATCGACGCGGCTGAGAATCTGATCAAAGCGGCGCGGAGCCGTTCGAGCAACATTAAATATCTGGTGGCCGACGCGGCCAACTTGGAAACGATCGCCGACCGCTCTTTTGACGCCGCCAGCTGTATCATGGCGATCCAGAACATGGACCCGTTAAAGAAGATCATTAGTGAAATGTCCCGGGTCGTGACCGCCAACGGCCGCCTCCTGCTGGTGATGAGCCATCCCTGTTTCCGGATCCCGCGGCAGAGCGGGTGGGGCTTTGACGAGAAGCGGAAGCTGCAGTACCGCCGGGTGGACAGTTATCTTACCGCGCAGAAGATCCCGATCCAGATGCATCCGGGGGCCGCGCCAAGTAAACTGACGTGGACGTTCCACCGGCCGTTAATGGATTACTTTGCCGCTTTGAGCGAACACGGCTTCGCGGTTGCCAAGCTTGAAGAGTGGGTCTCGCACCGGCAGAGCAAGCCGGGGTCAACTTCGCGGATGGAAAACCGCTCGCGCGACGAGATCCCGATGTTCCTGGCCCTTTTGGCGGTCAATTCCCTTTAG
- a CDS encoding peptidoglycan recognition family protein yields MKRKQTTAIVIHHSASRPSTTVAEIKLWHTDPEPWGRGWDDIGYHWIITEDGALHAGRPEDEWGTQVAHFNDRSLGICLTGNFDKDYPTGPQINALISLLIRLVKKYGLQYWNIYGHKDIKRFFIFNTTATNCPGNHLYALLPDIRRRVMTAIASEKVVPA; encoded by the coding sequence GTGAAACGCAAGCAAACCACCGCAATCGTAATCCACCACAGCGCCAGCCGGCCGTCAACGACCGTGGCGGAAATTAAATTATGGCACACCGACCCGGAGCCGTGGGGCCGGGGCTGGGACGATATCGGCTACCATTGGATCATAACCGAAGACGGCGCCCTTCATGCCGGCCGGCCGGAGGATGAGTGGGGAACGCAGGTCGCCCATTTTAACGATCGTTCGCTGGGGATCTGTTTAACCGGGAATTTCGACAAGGATTATCCTACCGGTCCCCAGATCAACGCGCTGATCTCGCTGCTAATCCGGCTCGTTAAAAAATATGGCCTCCAATACTGGAACATCTACGGCCATAAGGACATCAAACGGTTCTTCATCTTCAACACAACGGCGACGAATTGCCCCGGCAACCATCTTTACGCCTTGCTGCCTGACATTCGGCGGCGGGTAATGACCGCAATCGCCTCCGAAAAGGTGGTGCCAGCATGA
- a CDS encoding nucleoside deaminase produces MNKITFSQIFALLVLLLLLAYGGFYYLQNRNTSGQGTSLTIPGFPLNQQQILKYLRMANMVAQEAVKSGHPPFGAVLVGPDGERVLIKQGNISLIDHAETVIARRAFALYEPDYLWQCTLVTNVEPCVMCAGNIYWANIGNVVYGIEEITMRKLTGADKRNPTMNLPCRKVFAAGQKPIRVVGPVKEMEAELLATIKAYWQRETPRVGFEPTTK; encoded by the coding sequence ATGAATAAAATTACTTTCTCTCAGATATTTGCGCTTCTTGTTCTACTGTTGCTCCTCGCTTATGGCGGCTTTTATTATTTACAAAATCGCAACACTTCGGGACAGGGAACCTCTTTGACCATCCCGGGTTTCCCCCTCAATCAGCAGCAGATCTTGAAATATTTAAGAATGGCAAATATGGTCGCCCAGGAGGCGGTAAAATCCGGTCACCCCCCTTTTGGGGCTGTGCTGGTAGGGCCAGATGGCGAGAGAGTACTGATAAAACAGGGAAACATCAGCTTGATCGATCATGCCGAAACAGTCATTGCTCGGCGGGCCTTTGCGCTGTACGAACCCGACTACTTATGGCAATGCACCCTAGTGACGAATGTTGAGCCGTGCGTTATGTGCGCCGGGAATATTTATTGGGCCAACATTGGGAATGTGGTCTATGGCATTGAGGAAATAACGATGAGGAAATTGACCGGCGCTGACAAGCGAAACCCGACGATGAATCTGCCGTGCCGCAAAGTATTCGCAGCAGGGCAAAAGCCTATCCGAGTAGTGGGCCCAGTTAAGGAAATGGAAGCTGAATTGCTCGCGACTATAAAGGCATACTGGCAAAGAGAAACTCCCCGGGTAGGATTCGAACCTACGACCAAGTGA